A window of Drosophila sulfurigaster albostrigata strain 15112-1811.04 chromosome X, ASM2355843v2, whole genome shotgun sequence genomic DNA:
catgtgtgtgtgtgtgtgtgtatgtggagtgtgcttgtgtgtgtagttGCCATGCGGTTAAAAAGGTATCTCAAAGATACTAAATACTTTATGCATGAATGTGCCAAATAGATTTACGAGAAACCAGAAACGAGAACGAGAAGCGAGAAGGAGAAGCGAGAAAGCAACACAGCCCTTGGCCAGTCCAAGCTCCCTCTCCTTCTCCCACTCcacactgtgtgtgtgtgtgtgtgtaaaccACCACCACACACATACGGACCGTatgtcatgtgtgtgtgtgtgtgtgtgtgtgtgtttgtgcgcgtcgatattaaatttaaattggcgCTTGGATATTTTAGAgtcagcagagcagcagcagtgggcAGCAaagagggaggaggaggaggaggaggaggaggaggaggaggaggaggaggaggaggaggaggaggagagcaGGAGTATGGGGAGGACAGCAGCACAACGGTCACGATGCCTTGCAATTAAGCTTTATGTGAGAGCCgcgtatgtgtttgtgtgtgtgtgcgtgtgtgtgtaatataTGTAGCATTACAGGGAGCATGGTTAGTTGCCcatttgcttgtgtgtgtgtatgtgtgttatgTAAAgccttaaatattaataagagttacaatttttaatgattaaaaGTtggcgcatgtgtgtgtgtgtgtgtgtgccagggacagggacagagacagagagcgagtaAGCAAGCTTAGCAAAAGTACAGTCAGACCAAATGCCAGTCAAGTTTTGACAAGTGTTGTTCTCATCTCATCCCATctctcatttcatttccacCCATTCCAACTCCCATgccaaaaagaagaaaagagtTCTTCAACAAGACAAAAAGAGCGAACAGCACACATTGCACTAATTAAAGagagcgcagcagcagcagcagcagcaacagcgtcgCATCGCTAATTGCCGAACAGTGTGCAATGTCAACagtgacagcgacagcgaatAGTTGATGCTGCCTATGCTAATAGCTAAAGTTAACAGAGTGCGACAGCTGTACACAGCTGCTGCAAAAATTAACAGTGGACAAAAGGCGAGCTTGCTTGATTAATGAGCGCGAGactgcgacagcaacaacaatgcaaaatgcaaaatgtgaaatgcacttgttgctgctgctgctgctgcttcgacgCTGCTTCGTTTATCAGGGGGCGAGACATTCTGTTTACGTTTGATTCATAAAAATGTacgtgcaaaacaaaaaaaaaaggcaaaccGAGGGAgggaaaaatgtaaaattagaGCACAGTGGGGGTAAACatacagacaaacacacattgtatttgcatttgagttTGCGTTTGTAGTATGCAACACACGTGTTGCACATACCacattgcattttgcaaagCAGTAGAAAAGTATAGCAAaatgtatgtgcatgtgtgtgtgtttgtatatgcATTGCAAGTACTTTTGCAGTCTGCAGATTAGACACGCACAACGGGCGCAAAAGCAGCAGGCGATGGCGAcggcggcagcgacagcgctGCTGCATTTCTATTTTACAACCCCTCACTCAGTCACACaaacagaaagacagacacacacacactggctgcctctctcactctttttacttttagtGCATTGCTCATTTAGCAGTTGTAGCCGCAGTTGAAgtcgctgctgcagtcgcagtcgctgctgcagtCGACGCTTGTCACACTGAGGTTTCATTGCCATTTTGTTGCAGTTGGCGCGCAATGCGTTGGCATGTTTAACAACGTcgatatgaatgtatgtatgtgtgtgtgtttgtgagtgtgcTCATGTGTGGCTGTTgcattgtttgcatttcaaattgaattcctttaaaattcaattcctGCCCCtatgcatttgtgtgtgtgtgtgtgtatgtgtgtttgcttgcGCTTGTgtgttggcatttttgtgTGCGTTGTGCATCTGCTGTtttttctgtctctctgtgttttgttatttttcccATTGCCTTTGCGTGTTacggctgttgttgttcttgttcttctggttgttgctgttgttgttgttgtcgacgtgcatttttcaattatgatTGAGCAGCATTTGTcgttcgttttgttgttttggtttggcTTAGTTCTTTTGTGCtgaattatatgtatgtatgtatgtgtgcgtattTTTATGTCTGTTTTCTCACTTTCCTCCTCAGCTTGTTCTTTTGCTAGcgtttctctatttttttttggcttcaatattaattatgaCTGAGAGACTGAAAATGATCTAGCTAAAAATCATAGCAAAATCTCtagaaaatatgcaaatgacaaAAACGAAGACGAGAGAAGTGttaagaaaacaacaaaaaaaagggacaAGAAATACACAGCCAACAAACTGTACACTGCTACAAAATATCACGAATAATAATTGCCcacaatataaatacatacatatatgtatgtatatgaatctgtatactaaatatttatgtaaataattaaactcaACTCAcatttgcaacttttgctAAATTTGTCATCTCCTAAActtcttcttttgctgttgcgttttctctcagtgtaatTGGACCATTGTCGCCGTGTGAAGTGCAAATAGATTTTACACAAGATGTTCAGCACGtagaaaaatcaataaatatacatacatacaaacacatgacaccaaaaaaaaaaaagaacggtTCAAAGTTTCACTTGATAATCATATGCGCTCAACTGGAGCATCATCGTTCTTAACTAGTCGCGCACACGTCACTAAACGTCACCTTATTCAAAGGCGCGTGCGTAACGCAGGAAAAAGCAAAGGCAAGCATAGCTTTGagctttaaaagctttttgtcCGCCTGCTTGCTAATTCTAATGCGCAGCACATAAGCAAAGCTTTGCTGCGCTGAGCGAGAGTTGTGCAAAGCTCACttctatttcatttcactGTGTAtgattgtatgtatgtgaacATACAATGTATGTAAGCCTGTTGACCTAATATCAGTGCCAGGCTGCAAAGCAACAACTGTGAAGCGCTTATTCATtatgtacatacttatacacatatgcatacatgtgtatattgacatatgagtgtgtgtgtgtgtgtgtatacagcTCTGGCGCAAAATCAACAACGAAATGCCAacaccaataataataataaaaataaaaaaacagaagaaaaataaCACATACAGAAAGACAGCGCAAACTTCAAGCCGGCTttagcgaaaaaaaaaaaaacgaaacgaaaagaaaacaacaacaaacccaGGCGCAGGCGTAGAGAAACCACAACAAACGGCGCAGCCGCGACGTTTATTTGCAAGAAACGAAGCTGGGGCGGTGGTGAGGGGAGAAAAGGCATGGTGGGCCAGCATGGCTTGGCCCTGAGCCACCATGCGACGATGATCGTGAGTCATCGTAGGGGAGGGCAATATGCTgcgacaacagcgacgacgacgacgacgacgtcgccaGCGGCGGCGCCAACGGCATGTATGCGATGTATGCGAGTGGCGCTCGCATTACATAAGCCGATGTCTAAGCCGAAGACGCAGCCGAAATTTAACGAAGttgtcggttttttttttttggagctgTGACTGTGAATGaggctgcgactgcggcgtCGGCTTAAGCTTTTGTTTGTTCTCACTCCCGCTGCTGCTCAGCTCACATACACTTACACTCTTTCCTCCtcatctctctttcttgctctcGTACTCTCACGTAATTAAAAAGTAACAGCGCTGACTATGACAGCTGTACGCGCTCAATTAAAAAGTCATTAACtggcacacatacatacacacacatagcgCTCGTTAAGAGCATCGCAAGTAAGAGAGCGAACAGAGCAGAACTCTGGACACTGGACACGCATTAAGGACTTGCAATCGTGCGCCGTGATTGACGCTAACACGCAAGGcctcgacgtcgacgtcacaCGCATACTtacactcacaaacacactcacgtACACGCACGCACCTTGTAATTAGAGTTAGGTTAGACGACGTCGATCTACCTGCGCAGTGCGCAACAGTTGCGTGTCATAAATGCGCCATAAAATAGCTTAATCCCACTGTGCGCACTTGAGCCGGCTGCAGGCTGCAGGCTGCAACAGAAGGcatcacagcaacagcatcagctgTCTCAAGATCAAAACTAAAACCACCCAaccctcccctcccctcctcTACCCTACCCTACACCCCACACCACCTCACACCATACAGAGCAGGCAGCTTTTAGTCTCTCTTAATACAATTGCTGTagtttgttcttgttgctgttgttgttgccgctgcttttACTCATTCTTATACTATTTTTTCttctgctgatgctgcttctgctccttGGCCTTGTCTTGCACACTGTTGCTGTCTACACGAGTAGTAAATACAGTGGGCGCAACTCATtggaaaaataatgaaatcttCAATTAAAGCTAAAAACTTTCATAACTTTGATTTTgtactttaaattaaagaagtATTATTTGAGTTGCTTAATTTgtgttattgtttatattataatacaaattaagcaactaaaataatatttctttaagaGGTTAGTTTATGAGGAAGATGaagatttcaaatttaaattggctttgcataattttattgatttttttttctttatgaaaataattaggTAACTAATTCatacttttataatttgaCTGTGACATAGTCACAGTTGTTCATTGTGTATTATTAAACAGGCAATAGAAATTTGTTCTCCTAATTGTAGAAATaagttcaaatatatataccattttTTGTAGAATCAAGAACCGAACAATGCCAGAAGTGGAATTCGTAATAAcgggaaaataaaaatgacctttaaataatatttataatttacttttcttacttgaaaaaactttaataataactaaGTGCCTCTAGTTTTAACACATTACAGAAACCCAACTatgttctttgttttttaagtACATAGTTATCTAAGAGTTGTTAATTAAAGTGAACTCAATATAATAAAGATTTACTCTTTtcttaatatgaatataaaaatttcaagttCTCATATAACTTATCAAAATGGCAAgtaaaaaggaatttaaaatcctattattattgattttcaaatgATTAAGAAGGTCTTTAAAGTCTATTGATTTACAATATGCTAATTTCGgcattttattagttttgtattCACACTGTACAATCATCCTTTTCCATTTGCCCCACCGCTTCGACCTCTGCCCACTGtaaaggcacacacacacacacacacatgcacccGGGGATCCAGCGAACGATGAGTGCGAGGGGGGAGAGCAAAAAGAGATTTTTCGAGCTTGCGAACCGTTTTGTGcccatatatatttttttttttgggcctgCCTCTTGCGTTGTCTTCAGCATCGTcttctttattgttttattgtcaGTTTAGGGATTTGACAATTTGCTTGCTGATTTTTTATGACAATCATGTATGTAAATTTTCGGAGTTCCgtccctcttcctcttcctctccctctccctctcccactggctggctgcttcaacttcaactcttCCTCAAGGCCCCCCGCATAAAATACGTTATGTGTGTCCAtgtgtatatttgtatctgtagctgtgtGACCGTGTGTCTCTGTATTGTGTATCTGTGGCTCTCAACGCTATTAGCTCGCATTTGGCTTACGagatttttaaatacttttgggCCCAAAACTTAAACTCCAGCACGGACTACGGACTATAACGTCGATGGACGATGGACTGACTCTTCCACCCCGTTCTTGGCTGCTATTTTTAGTTTGtccgttttatttttgttgctcttgtcaTTTTTTATGGTGTGTGCATAAAAGttgagtttattaattttaaagcgtTGACAAGTTTTACGAGACCAGCGACGCCccttaaacaaaaacaacaaccaaccaaaaatgacagcaaaaccaaaagaacGCCAACGATgaagaggaacaacaacaacaacaacaacaacgagaataACTAACTAAAAACTAGGCTAGTAGTGTGAGGCGAACGTGCGATTCTCGGCCTGTGATATCGAGTCTGGGAATATCTGAGTCAAGCTGGCTAATAGAGCAAGAATGTGGCccaaaaaacaagcaacaaaaaatccGTATGCGTATGCGAACCAATCAAACCTACTTAATCATGCAAAAGCGTTCACAATGAAACAGCTGTTGGCTTTATACTTTGCTCTGTTCGAATCGTGAATCAAAGCATTGCcattaaaaacgaaatttcAACAATgtttagtttgttgttttgtaaaCTACAAAAACTTGACTTTAGAAtttcttaattgaattaaaacgAATTCATGCGTTAAATCATTTTGTAAGCGTCAAGTTTTCCCTTTTAACAATTTCACTTAAGTCACAAAAGAACTTACTAAGAAAGTTGTTGTGGAAATATAAAGGTTGCCTAGAAGAACTCTAATTTTTCTGCAGATCTCTCTCCCCCAAATAAATGTGAACTTGAATCCCCTTTTCGGCGTTTCTTCACTTAATTACGACGAACCCTTACATAACATcgttatataaataacaagaaTTTTATGACAAATCGAAAGCAATTTGTCGCACTTTTCTAGCTATGCTACAAGCCGAGTTTCGACAGTTAGGTACTACCAAGCTCGACTTGTAGACCGGCAAAAAAATCAGTTCATAAGGCTGAAATCGAACGTAATGGAAGCGCTCGTTTCTCTTAAGTTTACGTTTTTAtatatacgcacacacatataaaacgtaataaataaataatcaaaagcaaatcaaatgcaaaaaaaaaaaaaaaaacgaaaagaaaaagacaaTGCAAAAACAgcgcaaaccaaaaacaaatgcagtaATAGAAAGAGACAGCTGAAAGCGGCGGCGAGAGtgacagcaacgacgacgacgacgacgacgacggcgacgtcagcgaaaacacaaaaacgcACACAGCACATAAACGCTGCCTGCGCTATATACAACAcaaatactcacacacacacataagcacaatagcagcgactgcgacgctggCAGCAACCACTGCCGCTCTGCCGCTGCTCTTGCCTGTGCTATGCCCgcacatgtgtgcgtgtgcgtgtgcgtctgcctgtgcgtatgcgtgtgtgtgtgtgtgtgtgtatgtgtgtgctgccCGCTCTGCCACtggcgttgctgctgcggcagcggctgctgctgctgctgctgccgctgtcagAATGCCGCTGCCGCATGCACGTCGGTCATTTGTATTTGGAAACACAATTGCGTTCCGTCATTTGTATTTGGAACGCCGTAGCAGCAAGAAGGACACGAGCGAGAGCGACTAAGCGACGAAGCGACGTGCGAACGGAGTGTGGAGCGGCTATTTTAGCTTTTAGCGCcctttttgtttcattttctttaactaacaacaaaaaaaaaaaaacgacatcaaacaaaaaccaaacatacggcaaacaacaaatttttggcaacattttcggcaaaaaaaaactatttttcggactaaaacaaaaatcaaaacaaaaaaacgagaagcgaaagagaaaaaactttaaagttttACGTATAATTAACGCgttttatattgttttctaTTGTGTTcgtaaacataaaaatatatttttttttctgttcttaaACCCCCCAAAAATAAATCGACAAAAGTGATCGTggtaaccaaaaaaaaaaaaagtataaaagagaaaaaatttaagcaaagagtaaaacaaaaaacttaccggcaaaacaaaaaagaaaaaagaatcaaaattcgaaattaacaaaaagaaagaaatcaaagccaaaagcaaagttgaaaacacaaacacgaaatacaaaaaagaaagagtcCATAAGTGTtcttcggtattttttttatgttattattcttcagttgttttgtgtttcggtgaagaagaagcagcagcagcggaagatcagcagcagcatcgagaGCAAAAAagttacaacaacagcaaaacgaAAACTGCACAAAGCAGCAAAAGGCGCAGCAAagtaagcaaagcaaaagcaacaacaacaaaaacaacatggCGCGGTTGACGATCGCAtaagacaataaaaaaaaaaaacattgataGACATTGATCATAATCAGCTAAATAGTAAATTGCAAACTCACTTTTTTTCATCCaaacttgtgtgtgtgtgaatgtgaatgtgtgtgggagagagaatacacaaaactataaaacagtgtaacagtaacaacagtaacaacagcaacaacagcaattgcatttgttttttttctgttttttttttgccctcTTGACTGAACTGCGTTGTTATTGCGCTCTCTTTTGGTTTAAGAGAGCAGAATTTCAAGTGcatgcaaaaacaataaatgcaaGAAAAGTGCAtgcaaaaaaaccaaaagaaaaagaaacaaacaataaatattgaaatgtgtgtgtgttaagaaaaaacaaaaactaaaagttgaaattgaaattgaaattaataaaaatgaattgatatatttgcagtacaaatacaacaaacaaaaaccaaatacaatacaacaacaacaaaacaaaatataacgAAGCCGGCCCAAGAGCCAACGAATaacaaactaaaacaaaacaacaacaaaaaagaaagaaaaaaaacctaaaagcagaactgcaacaacaacaacaacgagaacgtGAACGAGAAGATAACATAAGTGAAAAAGCGGGCCACATGAGCAGCAGCGCAACGCAGCCGACGCCAACGCAGACGCCAACGTCGACGACTTATGTAGCGTTTTATGGCGAGcataaaaagtgaaatgcCGCCACTGCATGCGGCAGAGGCGCTcgcctccagcagcagcagcagcagcgccactGACAGCGGCGGTGGCAGCGGTGGAGTTGATGCTGCaaccgctgcagcagcagcagcaaccacagcagcatcatcagcagcagcagcagcaacaaccacaacaacaacagcggcaacagttgcagctggcACTGGCTCGGGCGGCAACAGCGCGCCAGCAACACCAAATGCGAATGCCACAATAAGCGCCGCAGCCGATTCCAGTGACAATCAACCAGGCACGCCACAGccaacaacacagcagcagcaacaacaacagcagcagcaacagcagcagcagcaacaaggacTCATGTCTGCCGAtgtacaacagcaacagcagcaacaagctgcAGGCATAACGCACCAGCCATATGCCACACATCACATGTACGCCAGcaacacacagcagcaacagcagcagcagcagcaaccacaacagcagcaactttaTGGCAGCCTCTACGGCGGCGAcatgcaacagccacagcagcagcaacagcaacagagctACAGCTACATCAACAGCTATGAGCAATTctatcagcaacaacagcagcagcagcaacaacaacagcaacagcagcagcaacaacaacatcaaagcGAATACAGCCCCTTCATCGATTACAGCAAGGTGGCAAGTGTGCGCTATCATCCGTACTTGCAACAGCCAACCTCAGTGCTGTCCTCATCGGCAGCCGCAGCGGCAGCCGTGACAGCCGTCGATGAATCGACAGCGGCAACCGTTGCCGCCGTTAGcacatcgacagcagcagccgtgGCAGCGATGTCGCCGCGTgtcgtcagcagcagcagcccaacATCGACGTCGTCGCATCTGCAATTGGGCAGCGCAGCGCCGAGTTCGCCCGGGGTGAAGTTGCAGTGCAAAAAATGCGGCATACTGACGACCAACGAGTCCGAGCTGCAGGAGCACATTGCCAATGTGCACGGCGAATCGCCGTACGGCAGCAGCGGTTACGCCAGTTCGCCGTACATCAAGGAGGAGATGCCAACGCCGACGCATGCGGTGGCCGCAGCGACCGCTAGCGGTGATCTGCTCGATTTGGATTCCCAAAAGATGGTCTATCACCAGCAgatgttgcaacagcagcagcagcagcaacaacagcagcagcaacacgatGTTGTGGTTGCCGGATTGCCGTTGGCGTTGCCCGATCCCTTGCACTCGATGCAAACGATGCAACAGCGTGCGTTGCACAGCTGGGAACAGGCGCAACCACAGCAACTGTCGAGCACCGAAGGATTGCCGCCGTACATGCAACCGCTGATCGAAAAGTCGCCGTACGGCGTCGCCTATTCGCCAAAGCAATCGCCGTACCATCAGGCGAGCAGCATCAAGCAGGAGTATCCGATGATCAAGTCCGAGTATGCCGACTCTCAGCACTATGTGGACAAATCGTTTGATCCCACCAATGCCGGTGATGTGGCCACGAGTCCGGCCGAGTTTCCCAGCACAACGACAGCGCCGGATAACGGCGTCGCAACGCCGTATCGCGGCTTTGAGCCGCCCAGCTCGAGTTCGGTGCTGCCGGCAAACAGTTTGACCGCCAAGGCGGCCACCTGGAAGTCGAATGAGGCGCGTCGCCCCAAGACCTACAATTGCACCGCCTGCAACAAGTGGTTCACCAGCTCGGGGCATTTGAAGCGTCACTACAACACGACGTTGCACAAGAATGCGGTGAAATCGAGCGGACAACCCGATCCGGCCACATTGCCCATTTCGGCGCATCATCATCCGTCACGGGATCCGGTGACGAAGACAAGTCGACGCGGTAATGCGgctgccgcagcagctgcggccgcagcagcagcagcggcaacggcagcagccacagcggcGCAAGAGTCGCAACCGGTTGCTGTCGTTCAGCCGCCGGAGCCGCCGCGTAGTCCGCCGGACTatggcggaggaggaggaggaggggttGGTCTGGCGACGGGTGTGCAGCAGGTGGGCGCCGCCATGTCGCAGTATtcggcatcgccatcgccCACCAttgcagcacagcagcagcagcagcaacagttgctcgTGCAGAACAACAATGGTTATCATGCGGCGAGCAATGGGCATCATTATCATCACGCCTATGGCATGCAACAAGTGCAATCGACGACAAACGCTTCACCACAGCACgctaacaacagcaacaacaaccacaacaacagcagcagcagcaaccatagcagcagcagcaacaacaacaacaacaactcttcTACAGCCGTTTTGAACGGTCACCCAAACGGGCTAGCAGGTCCCTCCGCCCcaatcaacaacatcaacaacaacaacaacaacatcacacAAATGCCGTCCTCCCAAATGAGGGGCCTGCTgaacaaaacaacaaccaacaacacccgaacaacaaccacaacaccaacaacagccacaacgcCAGCAACACGAGTCACAGTCATAGCTATAAAGACCGAACAAATGgaggacagcaacagcaacaacagcaactcagCAATGGTCATGGatccgcagcaacaacagcaattggaGCTGGAAGCGGAGGAGGAAGCGGAATTGCAGCAATTGGAGGCGCAGCAGCATCGCCAGGAGCAacatctgcagcagcagcagcagcacttgctggtggatcagcagcagcaatatctGCTGTCGCGGCCAtatcacagcagcaacaacagcaacagcagcagcacgcgcagcagcagcagcaactcgccCCTTACTATTTGCCCCCAGCCGGTTtaccaccaacaccaacagctgttgccgccgctgccgcagcagcagctgctgcagccgctgcatcagcaacaacagcaacagcagcagcaacaccaccTGGatcagcagccgcagcagcagcagctgcagttggaGCAAGCAATGGATTTCTCGCGCAcaacgccgctgctgccgccgccgcctatGGGAGCGCTGCTGCCGCCTATGGGAATGGATTACAACATGCTGGCTTTGGatatgcaacagcagcacagcaaTATGCtgcagtgcagcagcagcatcatcagcacgccgccgcagcagccaATTATTACcaccacgcccacgcccatgCCGCTCACGCCCACGCCGCTcaccacgcccacgcccatcaccacgcccacgcccatgCCGCTCACGCCCACGGGCAACCACTTGCACCACccccaccaccaccaccaccacatGGCCACCACCCACACCATGGGCCCCATCCACATGCCAGCCATCCACatggccacgcccaccacCCACACCCACATGGCCACCCACATGGGCATCCCCATGGGCATCCACATGGCcatccagcagcagcagctgcagctgccgcagcagcagcagcagcacaccACCAATATGGACATGGGATGCACCACTATGCCGCTgccagcgcagcagcagcagcagcagttgccacCAGCAACggtccaacagcagcagcagcagcagcaacattatcTGGAGCAACCGCAAGTGTctccccagcagcagcagcagcagcaacaacaactgctg
This region includes:
- the LOC133847218 gene encoding myb-like protein I isoform X3, with product MASIKSEMPPLHAAEALASSSSSSSATDSGGGSGGVDAATAAAAAATTAASSAAAAATTTTTTAATVAAGTGSGGNSAPATPNANATISAAADSSDNQPGTPQPTTQQQQQQQQQQQQQQQQGLMSADVQQQQQQQAAGITHQPYATHHMYASNTQQQQQQQQQPQQQQLYGSLYGGDMQQPQQQQQQQSYSYINSYEQFYQQQQQQQQQQQQQQQQQQHQSEYSPFIDYSKVASVRYHPYLQQPTSVLSSSAAAAAAVTAVDESTAATVAAVSTSTAAAVAAMSPRVVSSSSPTSTSSHLQLGSAAPSSPGVKLQCKKCGILTTNESELQEHIANVHGESPYGSSGYASSPYIKEEMPTPTHAVAAATASGDLLDLDSQKMVYHQQMLQQQQQQQQQQQQHDVVVAGLPLALPDPLHSMQTMQQRALHSWEQAQPQQLSSTEGLPPYMQPLIEKSPYGVAYSPKQSPYHQASSIKQEYPMIKSEYADSQHYVDKSFDPTNAGDVATSPAEFPSTTTAPDNGVATPYRGFEPPSSSSVLPANSLTAKAATWKSNEARRPKTYNCTACNKWFTSSGHLKRHYNTTLHKNAVKSSGQPDPATLPISAHHHPSRDPVTKTSRRGNAAAAAAAAAAAAAATAAATAAQESQPVAVVQPPEPPRSPPDYGGGGGGGVGLATGVQQVGAAMSQYSASPSPTIAAQQQQQQQLLVQNNNGYHAASNGHHYHHAYGMQQVQSTTNASPQHANNSNNNHNNSSSSNHSSSSNNNNNNSSTAVLNGHPNGLAGPSAPINNINNNNNNITQMPSSQMRGLLNKTTTNNTRTTTTTPTTATTPATRVTVIAIKTEQMEDSNSNNSNSAMVMDPQQQQQLELEAEEEAELQQLEAQQHRQEQHLQQQQQHLLVDQQQQYLLSRPYHSSNNSNSSSTRSSSSNSPLTICPQPVYHQHQQLLPPLPQQQLLQPLHQQQQQQQQQHHLDQQPQQQQLQLEQAMDFSRTTPLLPPPPMGALLPPMGMDYNMLALDMQQQHSNMLQCSSSIISTPPQQPIITTTPTPMPLTPTPLTTPTPITTPTPMPLTPTGNHLHHPHHHHHHMATTHTMGPIHMPAIHMATPTTHTHMATHMGIPMGIHMAIQQQQLQLPQQQQQHTTNMDMGCTTMPLPAQQQQQQLPPATVQQQQQQQQHYLEQPQVSPQQQQQQQQQLLDSSSNHSMASNHTHNSNNISSSSSTPPPQQQHSNSSNTISSSSSSSINNNSITSNSSNISSSSNNNIITSSSNSNSSNTLPCYQQLPPLLEPTMSYHTIIGNDAAATAAAAAAATTAYTSDGQLLQLMPTSLFAPYAPLSPYSVAAQRSPQEGDLPPVHTLTTALHAQQEALLPPATATLTLLATATTPTAYSPTVSSSRATPALEMDMVTLITQQQQQQQQQDYELEQQYQLQQQQQLEQQQQLEQQQLELQLQQQQQQQPQQTTTTVAAVLPKKRRQAAAAATSSSSAPPSKRRRYSSVGSTSPHSTTLPSGRIKCLECDKEFTKNCYLTQHNKSFHSAASWSTTKRQYQYQQQQQQQQQQHHEQHHHQQQQHHQQYQYQNHNQHHSRERSNNYNAQRRLKI